The Chryseobacterium glaciei DNA window CATTTAAAAGACAGACCTTAATGAAAATTTTATTCACCAAAAACATAGATCAATCAATTTTATCCCAGCAATTAGGAGAGGACATTTTGGTGGATTGTGTTGAGGTTATTAAGACCAACCCTATTCGGATCAATTCTTTTGATTTAAAAAATTCTTCTCTTATTTTCACAAGTGTGAACGGTGTAATTTCCTTTTTCAACAATCAATTTAAGCCTAATGAAGATTTTACAGCGAAAAACTACAATAAAATATATTGTGTGGGCGAAAAAACAAAAAGAGAATTAAGAAAAAACGGTTTTGGAACTTTTAAGGTATTGAAAAATGCTGAAACGCTTTCAAAATTCATCATTACTCACTGCCAGCATGAAAAGTTTCTTCATTTCTGTGGTAACTTAGCTATTGATGTTCTCGACAAAGAACTTCCGTTGCAAAATATCAAATACAATAAAGTCACAGTTTATAATACCGAAGAAATCAATCCTTTGGTACCTGAAAAATATCATGCTATAGTTTTTTTTAGTCCAAGTGGAGTTCGTAGTTTTGCAAATCAGAATTCTTTGGAAGGAATGACGCTTTTTTCGATCGGCGAAACCACTTCCAACGAACTAAGAAAATACACCCAAGAGAAGATTTATACTTCCGTGGGCAACAGTCTCGTATCTATCTTTGAATTAATACGAAAGACCGTTAAAAACAATCTTTAAAATGTGATTGCCCGAAGGTAACGAACGGCAGTAATAGTCTAATAAATTATGATTAAAAACGACCTATATTTAAAAGCACTTCGCGGAGAAACCGTAGAAAGACCGCCAGTTTGGATGATGAGACAAGCCGGAAGATATTTGCCGGAATTCATTGCTCTTCGTGACAAATATGACTTCTTCACTAGATGTCAGACTCCCGAATTAGCTTCTGAAATCACAGTACAGCCAATCCGCAGATTTCCTTTGGATGCTGCTATTTTGTTTTCTGATATTTTAGTAGTTCCTCAAGCAATGGGAATTGACTTTAAAATGAAGGAAAATGTTGGTCCGTGGTTAGACAACCCGATCAGAACAATGGAAGATGTTCAGAATGTTATTGTTCCCGATGTGAATGATACCCTAGGATACGTTTTTGATGCCATTGAACTAACTTTGATAAAACTAGACAATGAAATTCCATTGATCGGTTTTGCGGGTTCCCCTTGGACAATTCTTTGCTACTGTGTGGAAGGAAAAGGAAGTAAGGCTTTTGATATTGCAAAGTCTTTCTGTTTCCAACAGCCGGAAGCTGCTCATTTATTACTTCAAAAAATCACAGATACCACGATTGCTTATCTTAAAAGAAAAGTAGAAAAAGGAGTTTCTGCGGTACAGATCTTTGATTCTTGGGGAGGAATGCTTTCTCCTGCAGATTATCAGGAATTCTCTTGGCAATACATTAATCAAATTGTTGAGGCTTTAAGTCCGCTTTCTCATGTTGTGGTATTTGGAAAAGGATGTTGGTTCGCTTTGGAAGATATGACGATGTCTCCGGTTTCAGCTTTGGGTGTTGACTGGACGATCAAACCAGAGCTTGCAAGAACATTGACCAATCATACAATGACACTTCAAGGGAATTTTGATCCGGCGAGATTACATTCTACACCTGAAACCATCAAGAAAATGGTGACTGAAATGATCAACCGTTTCGGAAAAGACAGATATATTGCAAATCTTGGTCACGGGATTTTACCTAATATTCCGGTGGAAAATGCAGAAGCTTTTATTAGAGCTGTTGTGGAGTGGAAACCGAATAATTAAACTTGATATTATTGAAACCTTCAAGGTTTTAAAAACCTTGAAGGTTTAATTCCCATAAAACAAAATCCCTTTCAAATTCTGAAAGGGATTTTTCTATGAATAAAATATATAATAATTAGTTAATCTCTGTAATGAAATCTTCTTTAGACTTTCTTACTTTCGCAAGATTCACCAACCAGTCGTTGGATGCTTCTCTGTAACCGA harbors:
- a CDS encoding uroporphyrinogen-III synthase, coding for MKILFTKNIDQSILSQQLGEDILVDCVEVIKTNPIRINSFDLKNSSLIFTSVNGVISFFNNQFKPNEDFTAKNYNKIYCVGEKTKRELRKNGFGTFKVLKNAETLSKFIITHCQHEKFLHFCGNLAIDVLDKELPLQNIKYNKVTVYNTEEINPLVPEKYHAIVFFSPSGVRSFANQNSLEGMTLFSIGETTSNELRKYTQEKIYTSVGNSLVSIFELIRKTVKNNL
- the hemE gene encoding uroporphyrinogen decarboxylase yields the protein MIKNDLYLKALRGETVERPPVWMMRQAGRYLPEFIALRDKYDFFTRCQTPELASEITVQPIRRFPLDAAILFSDILVVPQAMGIDFKMKENVGPWLDNPIRTMEDVQNVIVPDVNDTLGYVFDAIELTLIKLDNEIPLIGFAGSPWTILCYCVEGKGSKAFDIAKSFCFQQPEAAHLLLQKITDTTIAYLKRKVEKGVSAVQIFDSWGGMLSPADYQEFSWQYINQIVEALSPLSHVVVFGKGCWFALEDMTMSPVSALGVDWTIKPELARTLTNHTMTLQGNFDPARLHSTPETIKKMVTEMINRFGKDRYIANLGHGILPNIPVENAEAFIRAVVEWKPNN